AGTCGTAGGCATCCGCGTGCTGGGATTCTGGACTGAGTTAGTCGTACAAGAAAAATCGAAATTTATCCAGGCACTCTTGAATCTCGAAAGTTTAGGGATGAAGGCTTCATCGTGGGTTACCAGGGTTAAAGCACAAGCTAATACCGAAGTCATAGAAAAAGATGACCCTTATTATTTTCGTAAATTAGCTAAGTCTCGTTCTTCCGGCAAAGGTGGGCGAAAATTTTAAGATCAGGCCTTTCTAACTATTTTTTATTTCAATTTGCCATTCTCTGTCATTACGTTTTGACAATCTTTTTTACTGATACTATCCTAGTATAAGAATACCACTGGGCGTTAAGGTTAGGATCACCATGAAGAAATTTACGATACCCTGTAATTTTGGAGGCACTAAATCGCCATTTACTGTCTATATTGGCGAGCCCGAGCAGCGTCACCATCCATTGCATTTTCAGTCGGACTGGTTGAGTAAGGAGCGAGGGGGCAGCATTCCTGGAGATGTCATGGATGCTATTGCCAAACTCAAAGAACTTGCTGATAAAAATGGCGTATCCTTTGAAGATTTATGTGTCTACGCACTCCAGGTAGCGAGTGAAGAGGATGCTAACCTCAATGCGACCAAGCCACAGGAAAATTTTGACGCATTGAATGCAACAACAGAAAATAGCGAGGAGAATAGTGGTGGTTAGAGTTCTTATTGCAGAATCATTAGATATCGAAACCCTTGAGTCTATTGAGGAAACGGAACCAGATCTCTTTATCCATTTTAACGAATTTAAAGAATCCGTTTATACGCGGAATCAGATACATCTTCATTATTGGCCAGATATTACCCCTCAACAAATCGAACAATCTATTTCCGACTATCATGCATTGATCGTGCGACCTAAGATTGTCTCGACCAAAGCGATCCAAGCCGCGCAGCAATTGAAACTTATCATCAGAGGCGGTGCTGGTGTTAATTCTATCGATGTCCATTCCGCGTCACAACATGGTATTTGTGTGGAAAACACACCTGGCCAAAATAGTATTTCAACAGCTGAATATACCTTTGCCTTAATGATGAAACTAGCCGCACGCCGTAACATCGATAAAGCAGCGCAACAAGTGAATGCTAGAAAACCGCAGCCAGTTGATCTTTTTTATGGAAATGAACTAGCCGGACAACATCTCGGATTAGTAGGCTTTGGCAATGTTGCCCAGGCTGTTGCTAAACGGGCTCTGGCATTTGATATGCCGGTAAAGGTCTATAGTCGCAGTCTTACCCCCAATAGGGCACAATCATTTGGAGTAGAATGCGCAGAAAGCCTGGAAGAATTGCTTTATTCAGACTTACATATCCTCAGTTTGCATATTCCGCTGTCTGAAGATACCCACTATTTAATGAATAAAGAAAGTTTTGGCTGGCTATCACACCACGAAAACACCATTTTAATCAATACTGCCCGCCCACAATTAATTGATCCGCAGGCCTTAGCCGATGCCCTGGAAAGCGATACCATTGAATCCTATGCTATTGACGGTGATTTTGAATTACTAACACCTTTTTTGAATATTGATTCGCCCAAACAACGTATCCTTACCCACCACATTGCCGATTGCACCCAAGAAGCACAGACCAAAATCACGGTGAATGCCATACACCAGCTATTAGCTTTCTTCCGTAACCATGAGGTGATCAATGTGGTTAATCCGGGTTTTAAACATAATATCCGGATATGACGAGCCGAAATGAATGAACGTTCACACAGACGTCGTTTCACACATCAATTATTTTTGTTCATTAAACCACAAACATAAGGTCGTACATCCCTCAACCAAACATCCGATTGAACATCACTGCCTTCTTGGAGAGTAGGTGTACCCATTTTACTATTCGTCCTTGTCCCCTTCCCGCATCTTTTTCAATTCGATCATTTTTTCATCCACCATATTATCGCGCAAACTCATCATTTCACGCATCAAGCTTTCTTTGTTCTTCTTAGGGACTCGCCTGAACAACTCGTCTATCTTCGCTTTTTTCTCAGGTTTTACGTGGTTGAGCACCTTCTGTTGAAACTGCTCTACAAGGCTGAGAGACTTTTGTTTGCTTACGACTTCTTGCATCACTATTCTGATAGCCATTGCATCACCGTACGCCGCCGTCAACCGTTGCAATTTTTCGTTCCTTTCCTCCGCAGGTAAATCAGCCAATGCACGTTTAAAATCATTGATCAATCCATCATCTAAACCCTGATTCCCAGACGCCATCTTTCGCAGGAAAGCCCTGGTAATGAGCAAATTCCTTATTTTATCTTTAATGCGCGTAGTAAGGATCAACGGCGTGTTTTCGCCACACAAAGCCTTGGTCATTGTCTCTGCAAGAATTTCTTCTTTGCTTGAAAGCATCTCATAAAATGAAACACCAAAATACTGGTTAATTTCTGGCAGGTCACTGATATGTTTGGTGTCTTGAAATAATTTATCAAGCATTTTGGCCCGGCTAACCAATTTTATCATCATATCTGCTCGCGTAGTGGCTGCGGCAACCCAACTGTCCCTACCACGCACACGTGCCAACGAGGCCGCCTTGTAGTGCCTGAGCGAACCTTTTTCTATGAATTTCTTTGTATCGGCATAGACGGTTGAAACCAAGCGGCAAAATCCATCGTAGGAGCCCCTCCCACCGGTTACTTGCGGCGAATGGACAGCACCAGTCTTAGCATCCTCAGTAGGGAACAAACCATCCGATATTCCATTCTCCTGCATAAATTGGTCATTATCCTGTTTATCCGTCATAGATCTTTCCCCCTTTTGATCTTTGTTACCGATGTACTCTTAAATGGTTTATTCGACCATAAGATTTTTATCACTTTCAAATATGGTTTTGCCGTTACGCGTTAATTTGACTGATCCAACATATTTTCCAAATAACCAAGGCTCGGCTTTTCTGTATTTACCGATAAAATGAAAAAACTGTGCCTTAGGCGAATCAAATGTATGGGTATCTTCAATAATCACTGCTTTTTTCGGATTTCGAATTTCCATATGAAGCACATCTCCTTTTTGTGCCCCAAACAGATCGGTTGCAAACACCAGCAAGGTGGTGTCTGTATTCATTTTGTTGATGGATTGATAGACACCATTACGTGCTTCGTAGGCTTTAGGTACCTCACTGAAGTACCATGCATTTAAAAGCCCTGTTGGAATATAGGTTAATTTTTGCAGAGTTGCCTTATCCCACAATGGATATCGTGCCTTATCACAACCGGCAAAGGGAACATAATCACCAACGAACGGATCGACATCATTTTCCTTATGTCTAAGCGAAAAATGGAGGTGTGGATATTCGGTATCACCTGATAAACCCACATATCCAATAATATCACCTTTTTCTACTTTAGTGTCTTTTTGAACGTTAATGCTACCTTTTTTCATATGGCAATATTGGGTTTCGTACCCATCCTTGTGGGTAATAAGCACGGCATTACCACAATACATTCCATTCAGGCTGTTCACGTCAATACTGGTAACGGTGACATCCTCCATGCCATCTCGCATGGCTTTAACAACGCCAGCTTCGGCCGCAACCACAGGGACATTTTTTTGAAGATCGGTGAAATCCCTTAATCTGAAATCTGTTCCATTATGCCCCTCACTGGATAATGTTCCACACATATAGTCCATATACATATTTTTGCTGGGATTTAAATCCACATATTTTTGGATAAAGCACTCCTTGCCATATTCACATTGTATTGGCATTCCAAATTGTGGCGCTCCGTACGCAGCCGCCGCCATAACAAGTGAAGCTAAGCCTGATAAAATAGACACATAATGCTGTTTCATAATCAATCTCCATTATATCATTATAACCCAAATTTATCTCGAATGGTACCATTGACGCGGTCAGAATATTGATTTGCAAGGGCCGCAACATCCTTATTCTTATGATCATTCCCAAATTGCTCTTCATGTGCTTGCTGGAATAATCCCACGGCTTCATCCATGACTGCATTAGAGACAGTATCAACAACATGGACTAACCTATCTGCAACATCATGAATCGTATCTTCAATGGTATCCAAAATTTTCTGTTCAACCTTTTCTCCTATGTCTTCAATCATGTTTTCAATTTCCTTGCCTGCTGATGAAGTCAGGCTTTCAACATCGCCCAGCAATGATTCAACAATGTTTTCGACCAATGATTCAACGACACTCCTTACGACTGATTCGACAACTTCCTCAACCGTCTGCTCAACGATATCAGCAATCACATTGACTAATTCTTCTACGACATCTCCAACGATATCCACGATCAAGTCAACGATTAGATCGATGATGAGATCAACGATAGCCATAATGACTTCGATAGCAACATCAATAACAATGGTAGCAATCACATCAGCTATGGCAATCACAATATCGGCAACAATATCTGCGACAACGGCAGCAACTTCACCCACCACTGGGAAAATGACACAAACAGCCGTTATCACCAAATCAACAATAGGTGCCACCACTAGACCGACAACGATTCCCACTGGAACCATAACCACGGCAACGGCAACTCCAACAGCAACCATGACGACTTCACTGGCTAATTTCATTACCTTCATCACCCCTTTGGCAACGGTCTGTACGGTTGTCATGACGATCGGCATTCCCGTTTTTACTGCAGCAAAAGCAAGTTGTTTACCAATATTGGTCATCGTACTACCGGTCAATTCACCGGCAAGATTAAGCATTACGTCAAAAAAGCTATAAAACAGGAAGGACACAAATAACAATTCAACCATTCCTACTATCAGACGAATCTGAATATCAAAATCCATCAGCAGATTTATACCTGTCATATAGGCCAGAACACCACCCAACATAGAAATAGGATTGTCGGATAATTCATCTTTGAATTCATGCATAATACAGACAATAGCATGAGGATCGCAGGCACTTGCATCGACATTGCCTTGAGCATCAAACGTATTATTATAGGTTTCCAAATCTCCATACATGAAATGGTCCATGGAAACCATAAACATGCCAATATACACAAAGACAATCATAGGAAACAATGTATGGCCCAATAATTCCTTATACCAAGACTCAAAAATGCTTTTGGTATAACCAAACATGACCATCGGCACAAAAATTGGAGCAAAAAAGAGTAGGATAGTGCTGGCAATCGACGCTAGAATAAAGGTATGGAGTGCCTGCAATGCAACCAACCCGATAAAGGCCACACATATCACCATAATGCACAGCGCAAATAGTCCAATAGGCCCCATAATGACCATGGCAAAGGCAAGGAGCAGTAAAAACCCAAAATCAATTTCACCGTCGGTAAACGACCCAAATCCAACATAGGTCATTAATTTACAATCAAGTTCCGACCATAACGCATATCGGAGTATTTTTTCCAGCTTTTCCGAGTGAGGTAAATGAGCCTGATCTAACATCCCAGTTAGCCCACACATCTTGCCCGCCCCCTGTGATGAAGCATCAACCATTGCTTCCGTTAAACTTCGTGCAGATCCCACCAGATAATCATAAAAATAAGCACAGCCTCCCCCAATAGCAAACCAGGCGACCATGGATAATTTCAGGCATAAAATAAGCAGGTCAGAACCAGTCCCTTCCTCTCCGAGCTGTAATAATCCAGCTTTAATGGCAAATAGAATGACGTAAAGCACCATGGCCGCCAACACCATTTTTTTCATATTTTCTTGAAACGTTTCAAATAAAGTATGAGAATGTGATGGCCTACCCGTGCAATCGGTAAACTCAGACTTAAAAATATTCCTTACAGTCTCTTCCACACACTCTACAATCGGACCAGATATCTGCCACCCTCTCTCCAGATACGATGCAAGTAACGTTCCATCTTCCACAACACCTGCTGTAATAAGCTCTTTACTTCCAGCCAGACCACTGCGAAATCCATCCGTACAACTTTTGGGTATCCAATCTGGAAAACAAACACAATTATCGAGTTTTTCCGTTTCAATAAAGTTATTGAGCGCCTTTAAACACATAGCGCCGTGATATTCATATTTCCCAGCGGAAATGCAGGCATCTTTAAAGGTAGGATTAGGTATAACCCCACCAATATAGGAAAGCGCGCAGATTTGATCCGCATTAAGGGTGGCACACATGGTTGAGCCTTTTAAAACTACGCAATCGCCTAGTTTCATCAACATACATTCTTCAGATATGTCATCCCTGGCACAAACATTGATGGTAGATTCGTCCTTGGAACGTCCTTTCCCTACATTAAATGTTTCTTCCACACAATACGTGAGTAATAATGGAAATCCCATAGCCAGTTTAATATAGTGCTTGCTTCCGTCTCCTGGCATCGAGAGGATAATCCCCTCTCCATTATTTTGAAACCACCATAAATGTTCATAAGCTATATAGGTTTCATCAAAAGAATAATCCATTTGATCGGATAAAATAGTGTAGATATCAATCGGAGAAGGGCAAACAAAATCATCTCCAGGAAGCATATGGAATTTGAC
This portion of the Alphaproteobacteria bacterium genome encodes:
- a CDS encoding DUF2610 domain-containing protein, with the protein product MKKFTIPCNFGGTKSPFTVYIGEPEQRHHPLHFQSDWLSKERGGSIPGDVMDAIAKLKELADKNGVSFEDLCVYALQVASEEDANLNATKPQENFDALNATTENSEENSGG
- a CDS encoding M23 family metallopeptidase, producing MKQHYVSILSGLASLVMAAAAYGAPQFGMPIQCEYGKECFIQKYVDLNPSKNMYMDYMCGTLSSEGHNGTDFRLRDFTDLQKNVPVVAAEAGVVKAMRDGMEDVTVTSIDVNSLNGMYCGNAVLITHKDGYETQYCHMKKGSINVQKDTKVEKGDIIGYVGLSGDTEYPHLHFSLRHKENDVDPFVGDYVPFAGCDKARYPLWDKATLQKLTYIPTGLLNAWYFSEVPKAYEARNGVYQSINKMNTDTTLLVFATDLFGAQKGDVLHMEIRNPKKAVIIEDTHTFDSPKAQFFHFIGKYRKAEPWLFGKYVGSVKLTRNGKTIFESDKNLMVE
- a CDS encoding type IV secretion system protein, whose translation is MWMKGILKQRLPVLRCMVAVLWLALAFIQSAQAAIVDEVQDVAGETDIGIASLLSPVANQITNNLNAFFSSPVRMISGEVKFHMLPGDDFVCPSPIDIYTILSDQMDYSFDETYIAYEHLWWFQNNGEGIILSMPGDGSKHYIKLAMGFPLLLTYCVEETFNVGKGRSKDESTINVCARDDISEECMLMKLGDCVVLKGSTMCATLNADQICALSYIGGVIPNPTFKDACISAGKYEYHGAMCLKALNNFIETEKLDNCVCFPDWIPKSCTDGFRSGLAGSKELITAGVVEDGTLLASYLERGWQISGPIVECVEETVRNIFKSEFTDCTGRPSHSHTLFETFQENMKKMVLAAMVLYVILFAIKAGLLQLGEEGTGSDLLILCLKLSMVAWFAIGGGCAYFYDYLVGSARSLTEAMVDASSQGAGKMCGLTGMLDQAHLPHSEKLEKILRYALWSELDCKLMTYVGFGSFTDGEIDFGFLLLLAFAMVIMGPIGLFALCIMVICVAFIGLVALQALHTFILASIASTILLFFAPIFVPMVMFGYTKSIFESWYKELLGHTLFPMIVFVYIGMFMVSMDHFMYGDLETYNNTFDAQGNVDASACDPHAIVCIMHEFKDELSDNPISMLGGVLAYMTGINLLMDFDIQIRLIVGMVELLFVSFLFYSFFDVMLNLAGELTGSTMTNIGKQLAFAAVKTGMPIVMTTVQTVAKGVMKVMKLASEVVMVAVGVAVAVVMVPVGIVVGLVVAPIVDLVITAVCVIFPVVGEVAAVVADIVADIVIAIADVIATIVIDVAIEVIMAIVDLIIDLIVDLIVDIVGDVVEELVNVIADIVEQTVEEVVESVVRSVVESLVENIVESLLGDVESLTSSAGKEIENMIEDIGEKVEQKILDTIEDTIHDVADRLVHVVDTVSNAVMDEAVGLFQQAHEEQFGNDHKNKDVAALANQYSDRVNGTIRDKFGL